In Hamadaea flava, a genomic segment contains:
- a CDS encoding M48 family metallopeptidase, giving the protein MIARLRALASLVMLAGFFIFALVLLVAGVGVGIWAMGHSHAAVKLVLLAVLGFGGAIVVGAKRALFYKAPPPDGVALDPHRAPELWFEVRRLAEAAGTRAPDEIRIVPEVNAAVSEDSQLLGLIGGRRYLYIGMPLLVSLNVSQFRAVIGHELGHYSNAHTRLGAVAFRGRLAIGGALDHLSGSLMGLPFRAYGRIYLLVDNAASRAQEREADLIAVRVAGTHAAASALAELPVIDAAWSFYFDRYVGPASQAGFLPRDIFRGFHDMSQARRDELAELRKQPPPEKKSVWDTHPPIGERVARVRQLPPVSLVEDTRLAGALIPALDQLGEQLQQSVVNVGDRKVTGDWSEIAQASNNARLQDTCDDLFRQAARVLNVRNVSLTDLLYAIEVGRGQQLAEGFFPSAPPHEAYAQLHQVLQPLLTLAALRSGQVHWVHSWSQRAELMGPNGQPVDFEALAKLAADSRTVGQARTHLAQLGIAVDQARVVEAVATAKNADVIGGIGNTKVGKTDCDMLILDNGLILIAGGGDSNEGNQRMATALRSAPVAELAKRYTFVPYEEISSVTIAKKVPLKATLLMRNGERLELKEGWTSDLLHKQSRDVLLEILEGIGPR; this is encoded by the coding sequence GGCTGTGCTGGGCTTCGGTGGCGCGATCGTCGTGGGCGCCAAGCGAGCCCTGTTCTACAAGGCGCCGCCGCCGGACGGGGTCGCCCTCGATCCGCACCGCGCGCCGGAGCTCTGGTTCGAGGTACGCCGTCTCGCCGAAGCAGCCGGCACCCGTGCCCCGGACGAGATCCGGATCGTGCCCGAGGTGAACGCGGCCGTATCCGAAGACTCGCAGCTACTCGGTCTCATCGGTGGCCGGCGTTACCTGTACATCGGCATGCCCTTGCTGGTGTCGCTGAACGTCAGCCAGTTCCGGGCGGTCATCGGGCACGAACTCGGCCACTACTCCAACGCGCACACCCGGCTCGGCGCGGTCGCGTTCCGCGGGCGTCTCGCCATCGGCGGCGCGCTCGACCACCTCTCCGGCAGTCTCATGGGCCTGCCGTTCCGGGCGTACGGGCGGATCTATCTGCTGGTCGACAACGCGGCGTCGCGGGCGCAGGAGCGCGAGGCCGACCTGATCGCGGTCCGGGTCGCCGGTACGCACGCCGCCGCGTCCGCGCTGGCCGAGCTGCCGGTGATCGACGCCGCCTGGTCGTTCTACTTCGACCGTTACGTCGGCCCGGCTTCGCAGGCGGGATTCCTGCCGCGTGACATCTTCCGCGGCTTCCACGACATGTCGCAGGCTCGTCGCGACGAACTGGCCGAGCTGCGCAAGCAGCCGCCGCCGGAGAAGAAGTCGGTGTGGGACACCCACCCGCCGATCGGCGAACGTGTCGCCCGCGTACGCCAGCTTCCGCCGGTGTCGCTCGTCGAGGACACCCGGCTGGCCGGGGCGCTGATCCCGGCCCTGGACCAGCTCGGCGAACAGCTGCAGCAGTCCGTGGTCAACGTCGGCGACCGGAAGGTGACCGGCGACTGGTCGGAGATCGCGCAGGCCTCGAACAACGCGCGGCTGCAGGACACCTGTGACGACCTGTTCCGGCAGGCGGCCCGGGTGCTCAACGTCCGGAACGTGAGCCTGACCGATCTCCTGTACGCGATCGAGGTCGGCCGCGGGCAGCAGTTGGCCGAGGGATTCTTCCCGAGCGCGCCCCCGCATGAGGCGTACGCCCAGCTCCATCAGGTGTTGCAGCCGCTGCTGACCCTCGCCGCCCTGCGCAGCGGGCAGGTTCACTGGGTGCATTCGTGGTCGCAGCGGGCGGAGCTGATGGGGCCGAACGGTCAGCCGGTGGACTTCGAGGCGCTCGCGAAACTGGCCGCCGACTCGCGGACCGTCGGGCAGGCGCGGACGCACCTGGCGCAGCTGGGCATCGCCGTCGACCAGGCCCGGGTCGTCGAGGCGGTGGCGACCGCCAAGAACGCCGACGTCATCGGCGGCATCGGCAACACCAAGGTCGGCAAGACCGACTGCGACATGCTGATCCTCGACAACGGCCTGATCCTCATCGCCGGTGGCGGCGACAGCAACGAGGGCAATCAGCGCATGGCGACGGCGCTCCGGTCCGCTCCGGTGGCCGAACTGGCCAAGCGCTACACCTTCGTCCCGTACGAGGAGATCTCGTCGGTGACGATCGCCAAGAAGGTGCCGCTGAAGGCGACCCTCCTCATGCGCAACGGGGAGCGACTGGAGTTGAAGGAGGGCTGGACCAGCGACCTGCTGCACAAGCAGAGCCGCGACGTCCTGCTGGAGATCCTGGAAGGGATCGGGCCGAGATGA
- a CDS encoding outer membrane protein assembly factor BamB family protein, with product MSRVVRTLTAGLIIAGALFPGVAQADVRASPEPTVTFDGAIQSMAYLGDRLYVGGDFTHAIDTAGKLVPRTRLAALDARTGRLLDWSPVADGRVRAIAATDRGVYVGGDFGSVNGLTRDNLAQIDPVTGTLAPFRHSVYGHPHAIAISGSRIYVGGTVTQIDGQPRSRLAAFDLATGALDPQWKPAAQDSVNAIVVTGDRVLLGGAFTQVNGLKNTARVAVVDPRTGAVRPSFRSTIEYAVSSLSLTGSSLYAAVAGRGGRAMALDATTGATQWTVTADGDVQSVVRVNDTILMGGHFDRICKSAAVGDKGACQEGSTTRIKLAALDPSGRLQPWLADANGVMGVEAMAASPRLGKAAAGGSFTQINGAIQRRFAQFRL from the coding sequence ATGTCACGAGTTGTTCGCACTCTGACCGCTGGCCTCATCATCGCTGGGGCGCTGTTCCCCGGCGTCGCGCAAGCAGATGTGCGGGCCTCTCCCGAACCGACGGTGACCTTCGACGGCGCCATCCAGAGCATGGCCTACCTGGGCGATCGGCTTTATGTGGGCGGCGATTTCACGCACGCGATCGACACCGCGGGCAAGCTGGTCCCGCGGACCCGGCTCGCCGCGCTCGACGCGCGGACCGGGCGACTGCTCGACTGGAGTCCGGTCGCGGACGGCCGAGTGCGGGCCATCGCCGCGACCGACCGCGGCGTCTACGTGGGTGGCGATTTCGGCTCCGTCAACGGCCTGACCCGCGACAATCTTGCGCAGATCGACCCGGTCACCGGCACGCTCGCCCCGTTCCGCCACTCCGTCTACGGCCACCCGCACGCCATCGCGATCAGCGGGAGCCGGATCTACGTCGGCGGCACGGTCACCCAGATCGACGGGCAGCCCCGCAGCCGCCTCGCCGCTTTCGACCTGGCCACCGGCGCACTCGATCCACAGTGGAAGCCAGCCGCGCAGGACTCGGTCAACGCCATCGTCGTCACCGGCGACCGGGTCCTGCTCGGCGGCGCGTTCACGCAGGTCAACGGGCTCAAGAACACCGCACGCGTCGCGGTGGTCGATCCGCGCACCGGCGCCGTCCGGCCCTCGTTCCGAAGCACCATAGAGTACGCCGTGAGCAGCCTGTCGTTGACGGGAAGCAGCCTTTACGCGGCCGTCGCGGGCCGGGGCGGCCGGGCGATGGCGCTCGACGCGACGACCGGTGCGACGCAGTGGACCGTGACCGCCGACGGCGACGTGCAATCCGTGGTCCGCGTGAACGACACGATCCTCATGGGCGGCCACTTCGACCGCATCTGCAAGTCCGCCGCGGTCGGTGACAAGGGAGCCTGCCAAGAGGGGTCGACGACTCGGATCAAGCTCGCCGCGCTGGACCCGTCCGGCCGGCTGCAGCCGTGGCTCGCCGACGCGAACGGCGTCATGGGCGTGGAGGCCATGGCCGCAAGTCCGCGTCTCGGCAAGGCCGCCGCGGGCGGCTCCTTCACCCAGATCAACGGCGCGATCCAGCGCCGCTTCGCCCAGTTCCGCCTCTAG
- a CDS encoding prephenate dehydrogenase, which produces MNIAVIGLGLIGGSLLRALAVAGHRVLGYDADPAIRATARTAAAKASADHRWQIAASVGEAGKPSELVVLAVPLTSVAGVLDELVDAGFTGLITDVTSVKEPVRELVEERMRRAATPLAGFVGGHPMVGRDQSGFEAADPYLFTQCAWVLCLEEETSLPDWLHLAALVTSLDARVVPTTAADHDRSVARVSHLPHLLAAALAASIAADPLSATLAAGSFRDGTRVAATRPELTAELAGGNAQPVAEALDALMADLEKAGTLLHRADPIRALRPWLRPGFEARSQWPALAGDSADLPARADVLRRLGGVGGWIIDVAGDRRTVTAVRPAHP; this is translated from the coding sequence GTGAATATCGCGGTGATCGGTCTCGGTCTCATCGGCGGATCCCTGCTGCGCGCCCTCGCCGTGGCCGGCCACCGGGTGCTCGGTTACGACGCCGATCCAGCGATACGCGCAACGGCGCGGACGGCGGCCGCGAAGGCGTCGGCGGACCACCGGTGGCAGATCGCGGCCTCGGTCGGGGAGGCAGGCAAGCCCTCCGAACTGGTCGTGCTGGCGGTTCCGCTGACGTCGGTGGCCGGCGTGCTGGACGAACTGGTCGACGCCGGCTTCACGGGGTTGATCACCGATGTCACCAGCGTCAAGGAACCCGTACGCGAGCTCGTCGAGGAACGGATGCGCCGAGCGGCCACCCCGTTGGCCGGATTCGTCGGCGGGCACCCGATGGTCGGCCGGGATCAGTCCGGCTTCGAGGCCGCCGACCCGTACCTGTTCACGCAGTGTGCCTGGGTTCTGTGCCTCGAAGAGGAGACCTCGCTGCCGGACTGGCTGCATCTCGCGGCGCTCGTGACCTCGCTGGACGCCCGGGTGGTCCCGACGACGGCCGCCGACCACGACCGTTCGGTGGCCCGCGTCAGCCATCTCCCGCATCTGCTGGCCGCCGCCCTCGCCGCGAGCATCGCCGCCGACCCGCTCAGCGCCACCCTGGCCGCCGGCTCCTTCCGGGACGGTACGCGAGTAGCCGCGACCCGGCCCGAACTGACAGCCGAGCTGGCCGGCGGCAACGCCCAACCGGTCGCCGAGGCGCTCGACGCGTTGATGGCCGACCTGGAGAAGGCCGGTACGCTGCTGCACCGCGCCGACCCCATCCGGGCCCTGCGGCCCTGGCTGCGGCCGGGATTCGAAGCCCGGTCGCAGTGGCCGGCGTTGGCCGGCGACTCGGCCGACCTGCCCGCCCGGGCCGACGTGCTGCGGCGGCTCGGCGGAGTCGGCGGCTGGATCATCGACGTGGCGGGGGATCGGCGTACCGTGACGGCCGTCCGCCCCGCCCACCCCTAG
- a CDS encoding tRNA adenosine deaminase-associated protein, whose protein sequence is MSHFAAAVVRGRSGWTATELDLSDAADVEDVADRLRDVDLSASVSLLFVESDDSYLAVMRLDDGEDLRVFGSDSAFVDESRLGKLLLGDLTLGGTIEPALEPTDADDFAEDTETEEEERPAADPTVNPIGDADLLADLGVSAHHLLELCATDGLMPADVTAEITQIIGCADEVEELREA, encoded by the coding sequence GTGTCGCACTTTGCCGCCGCGGTGGTCCGGGGCCGCTCCGGGTGGACCGCCACTGAACTCGACCTGAGCGACGCCGCCGATGTCGAGGATGTCGCCGACCGCTTGCGCGACGTCGACCTGTCCGCGTCCGTGTCGCTGCTCTTCGTGGAGTCCGACGACTCCTACCTGGCCGTCATGCGTCTCGACGACGGCGAGGATCTACGCGTCTTCGGCTCCGACTCGGCCTTCGTCGACGAGTCCCGGCTGGGCAAGCTGCTGCTCGGCGACCTGACGCTCGGCGGCACGATCGAGCCGGCCCTGGAGCCGACCGACGCCGACGACTTCGCCGAGGACACCGAGACCGAGGAAGAGGAGCGCCCGGCCGCCGACCCGACGGTGAATCCGATCGGCGACGCCGACCTGCTCGCCGATCTCGGCGTCTCCGCGCACCATCTGCTGGAGCTGTGCGCGACCGACGGGCTCATGCCGGCCGACGTCACGGCCGAGATCACCCAGATCATCGGCTGCGCCGACGAGGTCGAAGAGCTGCGCGAGGCGTGA
- the tadA gene encoding tRNA adenosine(34) deaminase TadA codes for MTALAERHARWMRRALEVARTAVARGDVPVGAILLDRDGVEIAVGHNEREFDLDPTAHAEIVAIRRAAARLGTSHLDGCTLVVTLEPCTMCAGAITLARLGTVVFGAWEPKTGAVGSLWDVLRDRRLNHRPEVYAGVLADECGALLRDFFRTPPPNLA; via the coding sequence GTGACCGCGCTCGCCGAGCGGCACGCCCGGTGGATGCGCCGCGCGCTGGAAGTGGCGCGTACCGCGGTCGCCCGGGGTGACGTGCCGGTCGGCGCGATCCTGCTCGACCGGGACGGCGTCGAGATCGCGGTCGGCCACAACGAGCGGGAGTTCGACCTGGACCCGACCGCGCACGCCGAGATCGTCGCGATCCGGCGGGCCGCCGCTCGGCTCGGCACCTCTCACCTCGACGGCTGCACGCTCGTGGTCACCCTCGAACCGTGCACGATGTGCGCGGGCGCGATCACCCTCGCGCGGCTCGGCACCGTCGTCTTCGGTGCCTGGGAACCCAAGACCGGCGCGGTCGGCTCACTCTGGGACGTCTTGCGCGATCGGCGGCTCAACCATCGACCCGAGGTGTACGCCGGAGTGCTGGCCGACGAGTGTGGCGCCCTCCTCCGCGACTTCTTCCGCACCCCACCCCCCAATCTGGCGTGA
- a CDS encoding TetR/AcrR family transcriptional regulator, which translates to MSAKTDGRVVRGDRTRTAVLDAAVAMATESGLDGLSLGQLAERLGVSKSGLFAHWRSKEELQLAAIEHARKMWADLVVAPALHQPRGVRRIFALHEARLRFYADGVLPGGCFFAVAEFEHTGRTGVVSDRLGEVLGEWLTLLRRLVREAVELGELPADVDLEQLAFEIDAAGVAAMLHTRLLSASTAHARTAVLTRLRTLTTDPTLLPEE; encoded by the coding sequence GTGAGTGCGAAGACGGACGGCCGAGTCGTCCGCGGCGACCGGACGCGTACCGCCGTCCTGGACGCCGCGGTCGCGATGGCCACCGAATCCGGCCTGGACGGCCTGTCCCTGGGCCAGCTCGCCGAACGGCTCGGAGTCAGCAAGTCGGGCCTGTTCGCGCACTGGCGCTCGAAGGAAGAGCTGCAGCTCGCCGCGATCGAGCACGCCCGCAAGATGTGGGCCGACCTCGTCGTCGCGCCGGCTCTCCACCAGCCCCGCGGCGTACGCCGGATCTTCGCGCTTCACGAGGCGAGGCTGCGGTTCTACGCGGACGGAGTCCTTCCGGGCGGCTGCTTCTTCGCCGTCGCCGAGTTCGAGCACACCGGGCGTACGGGAGTGGTGTCCGACCGGCTGGGTGAGGTGCTCGGCGAATGGCTCACCCTGCTGCGGCGGCTCGTCCGGGAGGCGGTCGAACTCGGGGAACTCCCCGCCGACGTCGACCTGGAGCAGCTCGCCTTCGAGATCGACGCGGCCGGCGTCGCCGCGATGCTGCATACCCGGCTGCTCTCCGCGAGCACCGCTCACGCGCGTACGGCGGTCCTCACTCGGCTGCGCACGCTGACCACTGATCCGACCCTGCTTCCGGAGGAATGA
- a CDS encoding acyl-CoA thioesterase: MTETLQHAGVIREVVVHFDDLDASAVVHNSRYALLLERAVSTWFSEHGYSFANGRPTTEDMVVGVREFTITYNVPIRGTGPVDVHFWIDKLGRTSAVYGFRFLSADHTTVYAEGRRVMVKMDFAAGVPVPWTEDGLALVEPLVRR; the protein is encoded by the coding sequence ATGACCGAGACCCTGCAGCACGCCGGCGTGATCCGCGAAGTCGTCGTGCACTTCGACGACCTCGACGCCTCCGCTGTCGTGCACAACTCCCGGTACGCCCTCCTGCTGGAGCGCGCCGTGTCGACCTGGTTCAGCGAGCACGGCTACTCGTTCGCCAACGGGCGTCCGACCACCGAGGACATGGTCGTCGGCGTACGCGAGTTCACGATCACCTACAACGTGCCCATCCGCGGCACCGGCCCGGTCGACGTCCACTTCTGGATCGACAAGCTCGGCCGCACCAGCGCCGTCTACGGCTTCCGATTCCTCTCCGCGGACCACACCACCGTGTACGCCGAAGGCCGCCGCGTCATGGTCAAGATGGACTTCGCGGCCGGCGTACCGGTGCCGTGGACCGAGGACGGCCTGGCGCTGGTGGAGCCGTTGGTCAGGCGATAG
- the deoD gene encoding purine-nucleoside phosphorylase → MSTHIGAKPGEIAERVLMPGDPLRAKWIAETFLEDAKCYSTVRNMFGFTGKYRGVDVSIQGSGMGMPSASIYAHELINEYGVKTLIRVGSCGALSESLNLRDVIAANGSATDSNMNRVRFDGLIDYAPVADFGLLRKAVEVAESRGIEMHVGPVLAADAFYTDRPDLYDKLADYGVLAVEMESAALYTIAARFRARALTLLTVSDHIKRGEATTSQEREQTFSQMVEVALDTAIA, encoded by the coding sequence ATGAGCACGCACATCGGAGCAAAGCCTGGCGAGATCGCCGAGCGGGTTCTCATGCCGGGTGACCCGCTGCGCGCGAAGTGGATCGCGGAGACCTTCCTCGAGGATGCGAAGTGCTACTCGACGGTCCGCAACATGTTCGGGTTCACCGGGAAGTATCGGGGCGTCGACGTCTCGATCCAGGGCTCCGGCATGGGCATGCCGTCGGCGTCGATCTACGCGCACGAGCTGATCAACGAGTACGGCGTGAAGACGCTGATCCGGGTCGGCTCCTGTGGTGCGCTCTCGGAGTCGCTCAACCTGCGCGACGTGATCGCGGCCAACGGGTCGGCGACCGACTCGAACATGAACCGGGTGCGGTTCGACGGCCTGATCGATTACGCGCCGGTGGCCGACTTCGGGCTGCTCCGCAAGGCGGTCGAGGTGGCCGAATCGCGCGGCATCGAGATGCACGTCGGCCCGGTCCTCGCGGCGGACGCGTTCTACACCGACCGGCCGGACCTCTACGACAAGCTCGCGGACTACGGCGTGCTCGCGGTGGAGATGGAGTCGGCCGCGCTCTACACGATCGCCGCCCGCTTCCGGGCACGCGCGCTGACGCTCCTCACCGTCAGCGACCACATCAAGCGCGGTGAGGCGACCACGTCCCAGGAACGCGAGCAGACGTTCTCCCAGATGGTCGAGGTCGCCCTCGACACGGCTATCGCCTGA